The Leptospira brenneri genome includes a window with the following:
- a CDS encoding efflux RND transporter permease subunit produces the protein MEFLTKIVQFSLQNRLLVIILTLLLVFGGIYSLNHLKVDAVPDITNVQVQVITTSQALSTLEIEQYITLPVERAITGIPNLIEVRSVSRYGFSLVTAVFADDTDLWKSRQLVSERLNEASENIPSIFGKPTIGPITTGLGEVFQFTLESEFHTQMELTTYLNWYINPTLKTVPGIVEVNSFGGKTKQYQVIVDPFKAASLGVSLNQIVTAVESNNLSTGSGYIEKSGEQLIVGSDGLLKSTSDFEKIQVGKMGDGFPIYLSSIGKVIEGPRLRKGAATASGKTEVAGAVTLMLLGENSLEVTTAVKEKITQIEKTLPQGMKIKPYYDRSIMVKSTLSTIVWNLSEGAILVIIILFLMIGDFRSGLVIASIIPLAMLFAISLMFLRDLPANLMSMGAIDFGLIVDGAVILIENSHRRLGLKRKELKRDLTDAEQKETILSATIEVRKATIYGEIIIGIVYIPILTLSGTEGKMFIPMATTVLFALLGAFFLTLTFIPVLASYFLKGGHIAEGETKFFQKIHHWYTPKLDYCIKKPKKVAYTTLGIFALSILLFFRLGGEFLPKLDEGNLLIEISRYPSTTLTESLQSSMKIEKTILKEIPEITEVVSRTGSPDLAIEPMGVEKTDMYLDMKPRSEWNLTKAEIESKLQEIIERVAPQVAYGLSQPIEMRNNEIMAGIRADVGIKIFGDDLPKLKSLAEEISTKIKNIPGVVDLRIEQLYGLEYLKIKPNREKLARYDQSILDLNRVTGSISSGVPAGIVYEGMKRFEIVVKTEVGPNPEQIKNIPVKVGKNSFAPLHELSEIHIEDGPVQIYHQNQNRYALVQFNIRGKDMVSTVNLVKSVLEKEISFPAGYHYSTGGEFEKFESATKTLYVVVPVTLLIIFLILYFAFNEILAAAIIFLNVPFAITGGILALYIRNLPFSISAGVGFIALFGIAVLNGLVLISFIRSLEQSGKRKEDAVREAAISRLRPVLTTALLASIGFIPMAISTSPGAEVQRPLATVVIGGLVSASALTLFVLPLVYLKFAAKKSFILSKDA, from the coding sequence ATGGAATTTTTAACAAAAATCGTTCAGTTCTCACTCCAGAATCGATTATTAGTAATCATATTGACTCTTTTACTCGTGTTTGGTGGTATTTATTCATTAAACCATTTGAAGGTTGATGCAGTCCCTGATATTACAAATGTCCAAGTACAAGTAATAACAACTTCGCAAGCATTATCCACCCTCGAAATAGAACAATACATCACCTTACCTGTAGAAAGGGCCATCACAGGAATTCCTAACTTAATCGAAGTAAGGTCAGTTTCACGATATGGATTTTCCCTTGTGACTGCAGTTTTTGCCGATGACACTGATCTATGGAAAAGTAGGCAACTAGTCAGCGAAAGGTTAAACGAAGCATCCGAAAACATTCCAAGTATTTTTGGAAAACCAACCATTGGTCCAATCACAACGGGGCTCGGCGAAGTGTTTCAATTTACTTTGGAAAGCGAGTTTCACACTCAAATGGAACTCACGACCTATTTGAATTGGTACATCAATCCAACACTCAAAACAGTTCCTGGGATCGTGGAAGTGAATAGTTTTGGAGGAAAAACAAAACAATACCAAGTCATTGTTGACCCATTTAAAGCAGCTTCACTGGGTGTCTCATTAAATCAAATTGTAACTGCAGTTGAATCAAATAATCTCTCAACGGGATCTGGATACATTGAAAAATCCGGTGAACAATTGATAGTTGGTAGCGATGGCCTTTTAAAATCAACCTCCGATTTTGAAAAAATCCAAGTGGGAAAAATGGGAGATGGATTTCCCATTTATTTAAGCAGCATTGGAAAAGTAATTGAAGGACCAAGACTTCGAAAAGGAGCAGCAACTGCTAGCGGCAAAACTGAAGTAGCTGGGGCCGTCACTCTTATGTTGCTTGGAGAAAATTCTTTAGAAGTAACAACTGCTGTAAAAGAAAAAATCACTCAAATCGAAAAAACTCTTCCCCAAGGGATGAAAATTAAACCCTATTACGATCGTTCCATTATGGTTAAAAGTACATTGAGTACCATCGTTTGGAATCTTTCTGAAGGTGCGATTCTAGTCATTATCATCTTATTTCTTATGATTGGTGATTTTAGATCCGGTTTAGTCATTGCATCAATCATTCCACTGGCAATGTTATTTGCCATTTCACTTATGTTTTTACGAGACCTACCTGCAAATCTAATGTCGATGGGTGCGATTGACTTTGGTCTTATCGTAGATGGAGCGGTTATCCTCATTGAAAACTCACACAGACGTTTAGGATTAAAACGAAAGGAATTAAAAAGAGATCTTACTGATGCAGAACAAAAAGAAACAATCCTAAGTGCAACAATCGAAGTTAGAAAAGCTACAATTTATGGTGAAATCATTATAGGGATCGTTTATATTCCCATTCTTACCTTAAGTGGCACAGAAGGAAAAATGTTTATCCCCATGGCTACAACTGTTTTGTTTGCTTTACTCGGCGCATTCTTTTTGACTTTAACATTCATTCCAGTTTTAGCTTCTTATTTTTTAAAGGGCGGTCATATCGCAGAAGGAGAAACTAAATTTTTTCAAAAAATTCATCATTGGTATACTCCGAAGTTAGATTATTGCATCAAAAAACCAAAAAAAGTTGCTTATACTACATTGGGAATCTTTGCACTTTCGATTCTGTTATTCTTTAGATTAGGTGGTGAATTTTTACCAAAGTTGGACGAAGGAAATCTACTAATCGAAATTAGTCGATATCCTTCAACAACTCTAACCGAATCATTGCAGTCTTCAATGAAAATTGAAAAAACTATTCTAAAAGAAATACCAGAGATTACAGAAGTAGTTTCGAGAACTGGATCTCCCGATTTAGCCATTGAACCTATGGGTGTAGAAAAAACTGATATGTATCTGGACATGAAACCAAGATCCGAATGGAATCTAACAAAAGCAGAAATTGAATCCAAATTACAAGAGATCATTGAAAGAGTGGCTCCACAAGTTGCGTATGGTCTTTCACAACCAATTGAAATGCGAAATAATGAAATTATGGCTGGTATCCGGGCCGATGTTGGAATCAAAATATTTGGAGACGATTTACCAAAACTAAAATCTTTGGCGGAAGAAATATCTACAAAAATTAAAAACATTCCGGGTGTTGTAGATCTTCGAATTGAACAATTATATGGACTTGAATATCTCAAAATAAAACCTAACAGAGAAAAGTTGGCAAGATACGACCAATCTATTTTGGATTTAAACCGAGTGACTGGATCAATTTCTTCAGGAGTACCTGCAGGGATTGTTTACGAAGGAATGAAACGTTTTGAAATAGTTGTAAAAACAGAGGTTGGACCAAACCCCGAACAAATCAAAAACATACCAGTGAAAGTAGGAAAAAACAGTTTTGCTCCATTACATGAACTTTCTGAAATTCATATTGAAGACGGGCCTGTCCAAATTTATCACCAAAACCAAAATCGTTACGCACTGGTTCAATTTAACATTCGCGGGAAAGATATGGTGAGTACAGTAAACTTAGTTAAATCAGTTCTAGAAAAAGAAATTAGTTTTCCTGCCGGATATCATTATTCCACAGGTGGTGAATTTGAAAAATTCGAATCAGCTACAAAAACACTTTATGTTGTTGTGCCAGTCACATTACTCATTATTTTTCTAATCTTATACTTTGCATTTAACGAAATTTTGGCAGCGGCTATTATTTTTTTAAATGTTCCATTTGCGATTACTGGTGGGATCTTAGCACTTTATATACGCAATTTACCATTTAGTATTTCTGCCGGTGTGGGGTTTATAGCGCTCTTTGGAATTGCCGTACTCAATGGACTTGTACTCATCAGTTTCATCCGCAGTTTGGAACAATCAGGAAAAAGAAAAGAAGATGCAGTAAGAGAGGCAGCGATTTCAAGACTTCGTCCTGTACTCACAACAGCTCTTCTCGCATCGATTGGATTCATTCCAATGGCAATCAGCACATCACCCGGTGCGGAAGTCCAAAGACCTCTCGCAACCGTAGTGATTGGAGGATTAGTTTCAGCAAGTGCTCTTACACTCTTTGTTCTTCCTCTCGTTTATTTAAAGTTTGCTGCAAAAAAATCTTTCATACTCTCGAAAGATGCATAG
- a CDS encoding efflux RND transporter periplasmic adaptor subunit: protein MKKQNLILLTSILFISIAIYFWKLNQSKDNVESSPESKEIVKLSLENRKNLNLETEVIQTESIQTKIELIGETEAVPDAIIDVPTRISGRITSVFFVEGDYIKKGQKLATIDSPELAKLRSSYLVAKSKFTAAEQNLVRIQSLVKMNLAAKQEFIDAEANFKVVESEKNAAEENLRANGLGIDNSASGVYTVIAPRSGLALSRNAVPGSMVLGNQILTTIAELSELWFQAKIFENDLKYLSEGDSGKIILNAYPDLEFDGTLEHIGEKVDPESRTVHARVVFKNKNRKAKIGLFGKAILMVNKRNGIQIPEESIQSYQDRKFIFLESKPNEFHWIEIKTGSTNDGKVEVLSGTQPGDLVVTKAAFELKAILFKSTFGGE, encoded by the coding sequence ATGAAAAAACAAAACCTTATCCTACTTACATCCATCTTATTCATTTCCATTGCCATATACTTTTGGAAATTGAATCAATCGAAAGACAATGTTGAATCATCACCAGAATCGAAAGAGATTGTTAAACTGTCTTTAGAAAATCGAAAAAATTTAAACTTAGAAACAGAAGTGATCCAAACTGAATCGATTCAAACTAAAATAGAATTGATTGGAGAAACGGAAGCAGTTCCCGATGCAATCATCGATGTTCCTACCAGAATTTCAGGTCGCATCACTTCTGTTTTTTTTGTTGAAGGCGATTATATAAAAAAAGGGCAGAAATTGGCAACAATTGATTCTCCTGAACTTGCAAAACTTAGGTCATCCTATCTTGTTGCAAAATCAAAATTTACCGCAGCAGAACAAAACTTAGTTAGAATTCAATCTTTAGTAAAAATGAATCTAGCAGCAAAACAAGAGTTTATTGATGCTGAAGCAAATTTTAAAGTAGTTGAATCTGAAAAAAATGCCGCTGAAGAAAATTTACGAGCAAATGGACTTGGTATAGATAATTCCGCATCTGGTGTATACACCGTGATTGCTCCTAGATCAGGTCTTGCTCTTTCCAGAAATGCAGTTCCAGGTTCTATGGTTTTGGGTAATCAAATCCTTACAACTATTGCCGAACTATCTGAACTCTGGTTCCAAGCCAAAATTTTTGAAAACGATTTAAAATATCTTTCGGAAGGTGATTCTGGCAAAATTATTTTGAATGCCTATCCTGACTTGGAATTTGACGGAACACTGGAACATATTGGTGAAAAGGTAGACCCTGAATCTAGAACAGTCCATGCAAGGGTTGTTTTTAAAAATAAAAATCGTAAAGCAAAAATTGGACTCTTTGGAAAAGCGATTCTAATGGTAAACAAAAGAAATGGAATTCAAATTCCAGAAGAGTCGATTCAATCTTACCAAGATCGAAAATTTATATTTTTAGAATCCAAACCAAACGAATTTCATTGGATAGAAATCAAAACAGGAAGTACTAACGACGGCAAAGTAGAAGTTCTTTCAGGTACACAACCAGGAGATCTTGTTGTAACAAAAGCTGCCTTCGAACTAAAAGCCATTTTATTCAAATCAACATTTGGTGGTGAGTGA
- a CDS encoding TolC family protein, with protein sequence MNFTFFPKQWNVLLFCLVSIYIHVLPIHGESSNLSANVCQKDHSILELSRCIVNKHPDYRIEEIKLKEISGRKKIASYYFPANPVFNSYLATRKGESSGSVFQAEPNSAHNFQVMVNQEIFTNGKREIAVQIADEEFKAQVFRLESVRRSLEFEAVKKITRLRYLQLEEENNLSSLNLVKELKIISKARVNEGLSPGIDESLSESEEIRIFRIWNQIHRLLENSKSELEVLLGFTLDKETIQIQNWILPKDLPKEKTELIQMAMRLRPELMLSEKEIELALLRQNEVRRQKIPNVTLGAFAQNDGFNEKVVGGMVSFPMTIWRDYEGETIIASAKIDNSKELKESVSRNIKQEVLFAVTNYLTLSEEIKLYDKVRMERAELDLKNLQEAIRFGKIKIIDAINQQRILLQTKLNYLNTKTEFELSQIELVRVLGLPSDTLETKP encoded by the coding sequence ATGAATTTTACTTTTTTTCCCAAACAGTGGAATGTACTTCTATTTTGTTTGGTTTCTATCTATATCCATGTTTTACCAATTCATGGAGAGTCCAGTAATCTTTCTGCAAATGTTTGTCAGAAAGATCATTCTATACTCGAACTCAGTCGATGTATTGTAAACAAACACCCCGATTACCGAATCGAGGAAATCAAACTAAAAGAAATTTCGGGAAGGAAAAAAATAGCCTCTTACTATTTCCCTGCCAATCCAGTTTTTAATAGTTATCTTGCCACCAGAAAAGGAGAATCTTCAGGTTCGGTTTTCCAAGCAGAGCCTAATTCTGCACATAACTTCCAAGTGATGGTCAATCAAGAGATTTTTACTAATGGTAAAAGAGAAATTGCAGTTCAAATTGCTGACGAAGAATTTAAGGCACAAGTATTTCGATTAGAATCCGTTAGGCGGTCATTGGAATTCGAAGCTGTAAAAAAAATTACACGACTTCGATACCTCCAACTAGAAGAAGAAAATAATCTTAGCAGTTTAAATCTTGTCAAAGAACTCAAAATCATTTCAAAAGCAAGGGTAAACGAAGGGCTCTCACCAGGAATCGATGAATCCTTATCAGAATCTGAAGAAATACGAATCTTTAGAATCTGGAATCAAATCCATCGACTTTTGGAAAATTCAAAATCAGAATTAGAAGTGTTACTCGGCTTTACACTAGATAAAGAAACGATTCAAATACAAAACTGGATTTTACCAAAGGATCTTCCTAAAGAAAAAACGGAATTAATTCAAATGGCGATGCGATTACGTCCAGAGCTAATGTTATCGGAAAAGGAAATAGAATTAGCCCTTCTCCGTCAAAATGAAGTAAGACGACAGAAAATTCCCAACGTGACCTTAGGTGCTTTTGCACAGAATGATGGATTTAACGAGAAAGTTGTTGGAGGGATGGTAAGTTTCCCCATGACCATTTGGAGAGATTACGAAGGGGAAACAATAATTGCTTCTGCAAAAATTGATAACTCAAAAGAACTAAAAGAATCCGTTTCAAGAAACATCAAACAAGAAGTATTGTTTGCCGTGACCAACTACCTAACACTTTCGGAAGAAATAAAACTCTATGATAAGGTTAGAATGGAACGAGCTGAATTAGATTTAAAAAATCTGCAAGAAGCAATTCGTTTTGGAAAAATTAAAATCATAGATGCAATCAACCAACAGAGAATTCTTTTACAAACAAAATTAAATTACCTGAACACAAAAACAGAGTTTGAATTATCTCAAATTGAGCTGGTTCGTGTTCTCGGCTTACCTAGCGACACATTGGAAACCAAACCATGA
- a CDS encoding DUF1574 family protein — translation MKNIRIILIPFLLLLLVILVDKLICIPDVRESGRRSYKAGQNLILGMPEIWEENKTTQKKGNRVAVVTGTSRSELFHEWAEIPVTKSILKEPIYFETRTAVKASEFLLYYLIIKSMTDSGFKPDVVFLEFSEEMFNENNVYTYKTKWAELMLHEDELLDIYDAMNPQFKRDIIARLLFLGYNYHFNPILAVKNLISGKRVANDNYFIGLSSVMNAKRPFTPDRIGFHSDNFPENEYQARIVGYAESRRELFLNHYQLSNPEVNFFRKIIDHAEKHNIPMVIWEPQIHPYFQDIRRKITGGELYQKNIQKFIDPNSKNIRYISLNEGNTNCQTYVDCSHVSPICVPEIADKLLQTAKEIPNFK, via the coding sequence ATGAAAAATATTCGCATTATTTTGATTCCCTTCTTACTTTTACTCCTCGTTATATTAGTGGATAAGTTAATTTGTATTCCTGATGTAAGAGAAAGTGGTCGGCGAAGTTACAAAGCCGGACAGAACTTGATTTTGGGTATGCCTGAAATTTGGGAGGAAAACAAAACAACTCAAAAAAAAGGCAACCGAGTTGCGGTTGTTACAGGAACGTCTCGTTCGGAACTTTTTCATGAATGGGCAGAAATACCAGTAACAAAATCAATTTTAAAAGAACCAATTTATTTTGAAACAAGAACAGCAGTGAAAGCATCAGAATTTCTTTTGTATTACTTGATTATAAAATCTATGACGGACTCAGGATTCAAACCAGACGTTGTATTTTTAGAATTTTCGGAAGAAATGTTTAACGAAAACAATGTGTACACATATAAAACAAAGTGGGCCGAACTTATGTTACACGAAGATGAACTCTTGGACATATATGATGCAATGAACCCACAATTTAAAAGAGATATTATCGCTCGCCTTCTTTTTTTAGGTTATAACTATCACTTTAATCCAATCCTTGCAGTCAAAAATCTTATCTCGGGTAAACGTGTTGCAAACGACAATTATTTCATTGGATTATCTTCCGTGATGAATGCAAAACGACCTTTTACACCAGATCGTATTGGGTTTCATTCCGATAATTTTCCAGAAAATGAATACCAAGCAAGAATTGTGGGTTATGCGGAATCACGAAGAGAACTCTTTTTAAATCATTATCAGCTTTCAAATCCAGAAGTTAATTTCTTTCGCAAAATCATCGACCACGCAGAAAAACATAATATTCCTATGGTCATTTGGGAACCTCAAATCCACCCTTACTTCCAAGACATAAGACGAAAAATCACAGGTGGAGAACTTTATCAAAAAAATATTCAAAAGTTTATTGATCCAAATTCCAAAAATATCCGGTACATCAGTCTAAATGAAGGAAATACAAACTGCCAGACCTACGTTGATTGTAGCCATGTTTCCCCAATTTGTGTTCCAGAAATTGCAGATAAGTTATTGCAAACGGCAAAGGAAATTCCAAACTTTAAATAA
- a CDS encoding MBOAT family O-acyltransferase, which yields MRTDLPGFDFRGKYDYVKWLVEKNIEEILGKMLFNSIDYLYFFIACYSIYWILPSRFRKYVLIIFSLLFYGYWSGSFLIHFVFFIVLSHFCVLGILKTRKKIYLYLGVGLNLLNLCFFKYILTYLQYLTKEGELTIPILQSLSEFVLPLAISFYTFQMIAYIVDAWRGKFTESPFMNFLLFILFFPQLIAGPIMRHDDFYGQIDNAKLNLDFVQRGILHIISGLVKKVLIADQLAKIINPVYMNPSEYDGISILLTTIAFSFQVYGDFSGYTDLARGSAFLLGYEIPENFRSPFLSISFSELWSRWHYTLSTWIRDYLYIPLGGNRVSEIRYNINTIIVMSLSGLWHGNTYTFFLWGFFHGIFLSVERIAFGKPDRKSMGFGKKILAVIWVFVIFSILATFFRIDSLNKIYIFWTSALNTTGKFIYRPDFWGLLVVSYLLQALEFKNYFSNKLMPYVNWIIPILVFLVYFAVIKIESPVETFIYFQF from the coding sequence ATGAGGACTGATCTTCCAGGATTTGATTTTAGAGGCAAGTATGATTATGTAAAATGGCTGGTAGAAAAAAATATCGAAGAAATTCTAGGGAAAATGCTGTTCAATTCCATTGACTATCTTTACTTTTTTATCGCTTGTTATTCTATTTATTGGATTCTACCTTCTCGGTTTCGCAAATACGTTCTAATCATTTTTTCACTTTTATTCTACGGATATTGGAGTGGATCGTTCTTAATTCATTTTGTTTTCTTTATTGTTCTCTCCCATTTTTGTGTTTTAGGAATTTTAAAAACTAGAAAAAAAATATACTTATACCTTGGTGTTGGTCTCAACCTCCTTAACCTCTGTTTTTTTAAGTATATTTTGACCTACCTTCAATACTTAACTAAGGAAGGTGAATTAACAATACCTATCTTACAATCTCTATCCGAATTTGTTTTACCACTTGCGATTAGTTTTTATACATTTCAGATGATTGCATACATTGTAGATGCATGGCGCGGGAAATTCACCGAATCTCCGTTTATGAATTTCCTTTTATTCATTTTATTTTTTCCACAACTCATTGCGGGCCCAATCATGCGCCATGATGATTTTTATGGGCAAATTGATAATGCAAAACTTAATTTGGATTTTGTACAAAGAGGCATCCTTCATATCATCTCAGGACTTGTAAAAAAAGTTCTAATTGCCGATCAACTTGCAAAAATCATCAACCCAGTTTATATGAATCCAAGCGAGTATGATGGGATTTCTATTTTACTAACAACGATTGCTTTTTCTTTCCAAGTGTATGGAGATTTTTCTGGATATACAGACCTAGCAAGAGGTTCTGCATTTCTGTTAGGTTATGAAATTCCTGAAAACTTCAGATCTCCATTTTTATCAATAAGTTTCAGCGAATTGTGGTCTAGATGGCATTACACCCTATCCACATGGATTCGCGATTATCTGTACATTCCGTTAGGTGGAAATAGGGTTTCAGAAATAAGGTATAATATCAACACGATCATTGTTATGTCTTTATCTGGTTTATGGCATGGGAATACTTATACATTTTTTTTATGGGGATTTTTTCATGGAATATTTTTATCAGTAGAACGAATTGCTTTCGGAAAACCAGACAGAAAGTCAATGGGTTTTGGAAAAAAGATTTTGGCCGTTATCTGGGTTTTTGTAATTTTTTCTATCCTTGCTACTTTTTTCCGAATTGATTCTTTGAATAAAATTTATATATTTTGGACTTCCGCACTGAATACAACAGGTAAATTTATTTATCGTCCTGATTTTTGGGGATTGTTAGTTGTCAGTTATTTATTGCAAGCTTTAGAATTCAAAAATTATTTTTCAAACAAACTGATGCCTTATGTGAATTGGATCATTCCTATCCTTGTTTTTTTAGTTTATTTTGCAGTCATCAAAATCGAATCACCTGTAGAAACTTTTATTTACTTCCAATTTTAA